From Bacteroides uniformis:
CCATCGGTCAAGACTTTTTAAGGGGGCATTGTTGAATGTTTTAAGGGGGCAGAATCGCTTGGTTTTAGGGGGCAGCTTACACTGGATTTTCCACCATTACCCAAAGGTTATAATAGACTTCTCATTGTTTTTGCTTGTCTTATTATTGTTTATACCGTACATGAATATCCTGAAAAGGTTAACACTTTTTTCTTCACGCTGCTAGTTGAGATTATTACTTATATAGCTACTATATGGATTTATCGTGGATTTAAAGAATTACCCTAAAATAAAAATATGAAAAGACATAATTATAATATTGCAATAGCTATCACAATTAGTTGTATTCTTTTTTTTATTAATGGTTACCATAACTATATAAAAGATAAAAGAAAAGATAACTTAGAAAAATATAAAGCCGGATACTATGACAATGTAACGGTCAAAAACAAAAATATAGAACCTAGTACAACAAAAAACTATGTTCCTCCCAAGAATTGGACTAAATACATAATAGCAAATGCTTTTTCTATTAGTGTACCTCCTACTGTTGAACTAAGAAAAAGTAATGATTCATACACTAAAGATATTAAAAATCTGAATTGGCATGGACACAAAATAAATAGCAATAATGTTGTTTTTCAACAGAAAGGGTTATCTGTTAATACCCCCGAAGCGCATCAAACATATTGCCGAATTATAATAGATATCCAAAAAGGAAGTCTAGGAGAATACCCTAAATTTTCAGATTACGAAGATTTGACTATAGAAGACATCCATACATTTCAAGAACTAGCAAAACAGAACTCTTATGAATATAAAATTTTAGGTCAACCAGAAGTGCGCTGGATTAAGATTGAAGATACTTACGGAATAGAAGTTGAATATGTGCGAAATGGAGCAAACAATTCCCGTACTCACGTCTGCAATTATTATTTCTTTAATGACAATCTATTTGCAACAATAATATTATCATATAGACAAGATGATATAAGAAAATGGGAAACAGATTTTTCAAATATAATTAAAACATTTAAGTGGAATAATAAAAAATGAGTTATGGAAAAAATTAGTTTTATGCGAAGATTATCAAGTTCTTTAATAGACAAAGTCTTAATCCTGGTATTATTTATTATTAGTGCTTTATGTATATCTCCCTACGGAATGGCTTCTCATTTAGGAAGTTATTACGCCCTATTAGATGCAGTCCCATCATCTTATCCCGCTCAGGATACATATAAAGCAATGCATAGTGTTTATGACAATACTATTTATGAAAGTACAGAAAAATGGGTTCAATGTTATAAAGAAATATCACAGAAGCCTGAATTAATAGCTCCACATAAGGGTGAAACCCTATCTTGGGATTTACAAATAACGGGGCTTTTTATAATTGTAAATTTTATATATTATCTTTTATGGGAATGGATATTTCGCGCATCACTAGGCAAATTTCTATGTGGACTTACTGTTGCTTCCGATAATAATCAACCAACAACAGAAAAAGAAATTATCAAACGCTGTTTCTTATTACTACTCTTAATGATAGCCGCAGTAGGTCTAAGATTTACTTTCGACATCAATTATTACATGACTATTTTATTGTTTTTCCTGATTGTAGACACATCTGTAATCATAAAAGGGAAATCATTAATTGATATTATGACTAACACATATATCACAAAAAGAAAAATCTATAAAAACGAAAATCTTAAATAAAACAAAACACCCAGTTTTACATTATAGGGTGTAAAACTGGGTGTAAATCTTATAAACCGCTAATTATCAAGGTTTATTGCGGAGAGACAGGGATTCGAACCCCGGGTGCCTCGCAGCACAACGGTTTTCAAGACCGCCGCAATCGACCACTCTGCCACCTCTCCAAAACTTCTTTTTCAGAAGTGCTTTTCTTTTAAAGCGGTGCAAAGATACAAATCATTTTTTATTCTACAAACTTTTCTGCACAAAAACAGAGCAATTATACCAAA
This genomic window contains:
- a CDS encoding RDD family protein, whose amino-acid sequence is MEKISFMRRLSSSLIDKVLILVLFIISALCISPYGMASHLGSYYALLDAVPSSYPAQDTYKAMHSVYDNTIYESTEKWVQCYKEISQKPELIAPHKGETLSWDLQITGLFIIVNFIYYLLWEWIFRASLGKFLCGLTVASDNNQPTTEKEIIKRCFLLLLLMIAAVGLRFTFDINYYMTILLFFLIVDTSVIIKGKSLIDIMTNTYITKRKIYKNENLK